Proteins encoded together in one Impatiens glandulifera chromosome 1, dImpGla2.1, whole genome shotgun sequence window:
- the LOC124922141 gene encoding inosine-5'-monophosphate dehydrogenase 2-like produces MAGAGIEDGFPAVKLFNQGYSYTYDDVIFLPHYIDFPTDSVNLSTNLSRNLSLSIPCVASPMDTISEAHMAVAMAALGGISIVHSNNSSSEQAAIVRSSKSRRIPSVSDLVIVSPSETIDSVRDFASSPCILVTESGTSKSKILGFVTRSDWESLVNKDVRVSEYMQKSNVSTLSDCSFEEAASFLAAKNLEFVPLVSEEEEEVVDLITAADIERIRSFPKLGKPSTGADGRFMVGASIGTRESDKERLEQLVKAGADVIVLDSSQGNSIYQLDLIKYAKRTYPSLDIIGGNVVTMYQAENLIQAGADGLRVGMGSGSICTTQEVCAVGRGQAMAVYKVSSIAEKYGVPVIADGGISNSGHIVKALVLGASTVMMGSFLAGSHEAPGTYEYQNDCRVKKYRGMGSLEAMTKGSDARYLGDTAKLKIAQGVVGAVKDKGSVLKFIPYTMQAVKQGFQDLGASSLESAHDLLRSSVLRLEARTGAAQVEGGVHGLVSYEKKSF; encoded by the exons ATGGCCGGAGCTGGTATAGAAGACGGTTTTCCGGCGGTGAAGCTTTTTAACCAAGGCTACTCCTACACATACGACGATGTCATCTTTCTTCCTCATTACATCGACTTCCCTACCGATTCCGTCAATCTCAGCACAAATCTCTCCCGCAACCTCTCCCTCTCAATTCCATGCGTTGCCTCTCCCATGGACACCATCTCCGAAGCTCATATGGCCGTAGCTATGGCCGCTCTTGGCGGAATCTCCATAGTCCACTCAAACAACTCATCCTCCGAGCAAGCCGCCATTGTACGATCCTCCAAGTCTCGCCGTATCCCGTCTGTATCAGATTTAGTCATCGTATCTCCTTCCGAAACAATCGATTCGGTTCGAGATTTCGCTTCCTCTCCTTGCATTCTAGTAACCGAGTCCGGAACCAGTAAGTCGAAGATCCTAGGCTTCGTCACGAGATCAGATTGGGAATCACTGGTAAACAAAGACGTTAGAGTGTCTGAATACATGCAAAAATCGAATGTTTCAACTCTATCTGATTGCAGTTTCGAGGAAGCTGCAAGTTTCCTCGCAGCGAAAAACCTAGAGTTCGTTCCTTTGGTGAgcgaggaagaggaagaggttGTGGATTTGATTACAGCAGCAGATATAGAAAGAATTCGCAGTTTCCCCAAACTTGGAAAACCTTCTACTGGAGCTGATGGGAGATTTATGGTTGGAGCATCTATTGGAACGAGAGAATCAGATAAGGAGAGGTTAGAGCAGTTGGTGAAGGCTGGAGCTGATGTTATTGTGTTGGATAGTTCACAAGGAAACTCAATTTATCAGcttgatttgatcaaatatgCAAAGAGAACTTATCCGTCTTTGGATATTATTGGTGGAAATGTAGTGACAATGTATCAAGCTGAGAATTTGATTCAGGCTGGAGCTGATGGACTGAGAGTTGGCATGGGTTCTGGTTCCATATGCACCACGCAGGAGGTTTGTGCTGTTGGTCGAGGACAG GCTATGGCAGTTTACAAGGTTTCTTCAATTGCTGAAAAATATGGAGTCCCTGTAATTGCTGATGGTGGAATTTCAAATTCTGGTCATATTGTCAAGGCTTTAGTTCTAGGAGCTTCAACTGTTATGATGGGAAGTTTCTTAGCCGGAAGCCATGAAGCTCCTGGAACCTATGAATACCAG AATGATTGTcgagtaaaaaaatatagaggAATGGGATCTCTAGAAGCCATGACTAAAGGGAGCGATGCAAGATATCTGGGTGACACAGCTAAGTTGAAGATAGCTCAGGGAGTTGTTGGAGCTGTAAAAGACAAAGGCTCTGTTTTGAAATTCATACCGTACACAATGCAAGCTGTAAAGCAAGGATTTCAGGATCTTGGTGCATCGTCTTTGGAATCTGCTCACGATCTTCTAAGATCATCTGTCTTGAGGCTTGAG GCCCGAACCGGAGCTGCACAAGTTGAAGGCGGAGTTCATGGGCTTGTCTCTTATGAGAAGAAATCGTTTTGA